Part of the Aureitalea marina genome, ACTCACTCAACGCAGACACCCTGTTCCTCTAGGAGCAGGGTTTTTCTATCTAATTCCAACTGACTTAAAGAAATCTTTAGTGTTTTCGATCCGCCACTCTTAGCGGAATATCGGTACCTTTGTCCTATGTCTTTCTCTAGGAAAAAGATAGAGCTGGAAGAGGGGGATTACTACCTGACTCCAGAGGGGTACAAGTGCTTTACCGAGCAATACCATTTAAAGCGCGGATACTGCTGTGAAAGCGGTTGCCGTCATTGCCCATATGGTTTCGACCCCAAAACAAACAGTCAATCCCGCAACAAATGACATTTGCCCAGTCCATCCGAGCAGGAATACCCGATATCCTGCCCGCTGTTAAGGAATACGACCCTGCAGTGAATCACGCTCCTAAGCGCAAGGATATCTTGAATCCGAAGGAGAAGAAACTTGCCCTGCGTAACGCACTTCGATATTTTGATTCAAAATTACACAAGGAGCTGCTCCCTGAATTCGAGCAGGAATTAGCTACCTATGGCCGGATATATATGTACCGTTATCGGCCGGATTACGACATGTTTGCCAGGCCATTAGAGGAATATCCAGGAAATAGCCTTCAGGCCAGAGCCATTATGCTGATGATACAGAACAACCTGGATCCTCAGGTGGCTCAACATCCCCATGAGTTGATCACCTACGGAGGAAACGGAGGAGTATTCCAGAATTGGGCTCAGTATCTGTTGTGTATGCAATATCTCAGTCAAATGACAGACCAGCAAACCTTGGTTATGTACTCCGGGCATCCTTTAGGTTTGTTTCCCTCTCATCCTGAGGCACCCAGAGTCGTAGTGACCAATGGGATGATGATCCCCAATTACTCCCAACCCGACGATTGGGAAAAGTTCAATGCACTTGGCGTAACTCAATACGGACAAATGACCGCGGGAAGCTATATGTATATCGGGCCGCAAGGCATCGTTCATGGAACGACCATCACGGTATTGAATGGCTTTCGAAAAATTAAAAAACCAACTACCAGCGGACTATTCCTGACTTCTGGTCTTGGAGGAATGAGTGGAGCCCAACCAAAAGCAGGTAATATTGCCGGTTGCGTGACCGTTTGTGCGGAAGTCAATCCCAAGGCCACACGAACCAGGCACAAGCAGGGATGGGTAGACGAGGTCATCGAGGACCTGAACCAATTGACTAAGCGCGTCCGGGCTGCCTGTGAAGCGGGCGAGACTTTGTCCATAGCATACCAAGGCAATGTAGTGGATGTATGGGAACATTTTGACCGGGAGGGCATCCGTGTTGACCTGGGAAGTGATCAGACTTCCCTGCACAACCCTTGGGCTGGCGGATATTATCCCGTTGGTCTTAGTTATGAGGAGTCCAATCAACTGATGGCAGAAGACCCCGCCTCCTTCAAGCAACACGTGCAGGAGAGTTTAAGACGTCAAGCAGCGGCTATCAATAAGCATACGGCCAAGGGCACCTACTTCTTCGATTATGGGAACGCCTTTTTGCTGGAAGCCTCTCGGGCCGGAGCGGATATCATGAACGCAAATGACGATGGATTTCGTTATTCCAGTTATGTACAGGATATAATGGGGCCTATGTGTTTTGATTACGGATTTGGCCCGTTTCGATGGGTATGTACTTCTGGCAAAGAATCCGACCTGGACCGGACCGATGCGCTTGCCCTGGAAGTTCTGCAGCGATTGATGGAAGATTCTCCAGAAGAGATCCGCCAGCAGATGGCAGACAACATACAGTGGATCGAAGGTGCTAGGGAGAACAAGCTTGTTGTTGGTTCTCAGGCCAGGATACTTTACGCTGATGCACAAGGACGTATGGAAATTGCTACCGCTTTCAATAAAGCTATAGCGGAGGGTGAGATAGGGCCGGTAGTTTTAGGACGTGATCATCACGATGTATCGGGGACGGATTCACCCTACAGGGAAACTTCCAATATTTATGACGGTAGCAGCTTTACAGCTGATATGGCTATCCACAATGTGATAGGTGATAGTTTTAGAGGAGCCAGTTGGGTGAGCATTCACAATGGCGGTGGAGTAGGCTGGGGTGAGGTCATCAACGGTGGTTTCGGTATGGTTCTTGATGGTTCTAAACAAGCACAAAGACGTCTGGAGTCCATGCTACACTGGGATGTAAACAACGGCATCGCACGCAGGAGCTGGGCTCGAAACGAGGAAGCAATCTTTGCAATTAAACGGGCTATGGCTCAGGAGCCCTTGCTAAAGGTTACTCTTCCTAACTTAGTAGACGATAGTTTGATGGAATAGATAAAATTCTGGAATGCAAACCAAGTGACTATTCATTAAAAGATTGCCTCTATGAAAAAAGTACTTCTTCTACTCGCTGTGATCGCCTTGACGATGACCTCTTGTTCTTCCGTACGCGTAGTGACCGACTACGACAAAGAAGCTCCTTTTGGTCAATACCAAACCTATGCTTTTTACAAGCCGGGAATTGACCAGGCCAAGATCTCCGATCTGGACAAAAAGCGCATTCTCAGAAATATTGACGCCCAGTTGACTTCAAAGGGGATGATCAAATCAGAGAAAGCGGATCTGCTGGTCAGTATTTTTACTCAGGAAAGAGACCGGGTAGATGTTTACAACAATGCCGGCTGGGGCTGGGGATGGGGATATCCGTATGGCTGGGGCGGTTACTGGGGCGGCTATTGGGGCCCAACCGTTACCACCTCGACAGAAGGAACACTTTATATTGACCTGATCGACGCCAAGACCAATCAGTTGGTCTGGCAGGGAATAGGAACGGGCGACCTGGTTATGCGCAGCATGGAGAAAAGGGAGCAGCGTATCCAGGAAATGGTGACCAGGATCCTACAAGGATACCCTCCTGGAGCATCATCCAAATAAGCAAAATTTCATTTACTTTATTACTTAATTAAATCAATTGCCATGAAAAGAAACATGCTATTGCTACTGCTAACTGTAATTTGTGGTAGCCTTGTTCAGGCCCAGTCCTTTTATTCTGGGAGTTTAGAATTATCCAACGGCACTACAATGGAAGGGAGGCTTTACCTAGATCAGCAAAACGAAGCGGTCCGTTTCAAGGGTGGTGGAGACGAGGACTCCTTCGCCTTTAGTTCTGTTCGATCAGTTCAGATCAAAAAGAGAACCTATACTCCTCTCTCGGCAGGTAGTCAAACCTGGATGGCCGCTTCATTGGATGCCGGAAAAGCAACCTTATATCATTTAGGAGGAAGAAATTTTTTGGTCTCCAGTCCAAACGGCGCTCAAATGGTTGAGGCCGGAAATGCAGGACAAGGCGGTGGAAGTCAGAAGATACGAGGTGTCTTGTCCGTGATCTACCAGGATTGCAACAGCATCCGAGAGACCATTAATAACCTGATAGACTTCCGTGAGAGCAACCTTGTCAATTTGAACCAAGCATACAATAGCTGTGAATACGGAGACTATGCCCCCACAGACCGGGAAGTTCAGAAAGCGGAAAAGTTCAATACTGACATTTTCAGATTCTACCTGGGGGCAGGAATAGGTTTGAACAGCGTGAAGTTCTTTGATACAGGCAGTAGCGAGTCCCTGGTATCTCCGCGTTTAAACGCTGGGGTCACCGTTTCCCCTGCTTTCAACAACAATTTACGTGGAGCCTTGTTCTTTTATTTTAACGGAGCAGTCAATCTTCCTAGTGAGAACGACTTTGGTAACTCCCCTTCACCCACCACCATCAAGATAACCAGCTGGCAATTTGACCTCGGAACAGAGTATTTGTTCAATTCCAAAGGAAAAGTCAAGCCCTTGATCGGTATTGGAATAGGGTTTGCCGCAGATCGATTTAAAGGAAATGTAGCCGGAGAAGGCTTTAATATCGGTGGAGGAAATGTCTTCTTTACGCCAAGGGCAGGAGTCCAATTTGCCTTGAATAATGGGGGACATCTGGGATTGATCGCCAATTTCATCCCACGATACGACAACGACTTGACTTTCCCCAGAAATGGTCAGATCATTCCGCTTATCGTAAACAGCCAGTGGACCAACTTTACCTTGGTCTACTACTTCAAATAATTAATCAGTCCAATCAAAGTGGGCGCTTGTGGGTTCAATAATCCAGAAGCGCCTTTATTTTTTCCATGACCTTCTCTACGGAGGGGATCATGGTCTGTTCCAGGGTAGAATTAAGTGGGATAGCCGGCATATTCTCGCTTCCGATCAACATGACAGGGGCATCCAAAGATTGGAAACACTCCTCCTGTATACGACCTTGTAAAGCTCGTGAAAAGCTATTCTCCGAGGGTTCCTCGGTCACTACCAGGGCCTTGCCACATTTCCGGACACTGTCAAATATAGTCTTGTAATCAATTGGATGTAAGGTCCGTAGATCCACGATCTCTATTCGGTCTTGTAGACCCAGACGTTCTGCCGCATTAACAGCCCAATGGACACCCATGCCATATGTAATTATACTGAGGGTCTCCTGCTCTTCCTGTTTCCAGATCTCCTGCAATACCCAAGCTTTGCCAAAGGGTAACATGTAGTCTTCTGCAGGCTCCAGGGAAGTTGCCCCCTTGGTTCCCGGAACTTTACTCCAATAAAGTCCTTTATGTTCAAAAATGACCACCGGATTCGGGTCATAATATGCAGCCTTAAGCAAGCCCTTCAGATCCGCACCGTTGGATGGGTAGGCGATCTTGATCCCACGTATATTGGAAACCACACTTTCAACTGAAGAAGAGTGATAAGGTCCTCCACTTCCGTAGGCCCCAATGGGAACTCGTAAGATCATGGAGACCGGCCACTTTCCATTAGATAAATAACAGCTTCGGCTTACCTCGGTAAATAACTGATTGAGCCCCGGCCAGATGTAATCGGCAAATTGAACCTCAACAATAGGTTTGAGCCCAACGGCACTCATCCCGACGGTAGAGCCTACAATAAATGCTTCCTGTATGGGTGTATTGAACACTCGGTTGTCTCCAAATTTCTGGGCTAAGGTTGCCGCTTCTCTAAAGACACCTCCTAACCGGCCACCCACATCCTGCCCATACAGCAGGCACTCTTTGTGTTTGGCCATCAACTCTTCAATGGCAAAGAGGGCGCAATCCACCATAACGACCCTTTCTGCTCCTACTGGTTCGCGCTCACCTGACTCCTCGGTTATTGGAGTGGGTGCAAAATCGTGGGTGACCAGATCTTCAGGTTTAGGATCTTCAGCGGCAAGTGCCAGCTCATATTCCGCACGGACCTTCTCAATACATTCATCCTCTATGGCATGAATCTCATCAAAACTCAGACCGTATTCTTCCTCTAGCAATCGCTGGAATTTTGGGTATGGATCCCTTGTCCTGGCCTCTTCCAGGTCATCCCTATACCATTCCATTCGCACTCCACTTGTATGATGATTTAGCAACGGAACCCTGGCATGAACCAGGAAGGGTCGTCTTTCTTCCCGCATGGTCTTAAAGACCTGCTTAATGGTTCGATAGCTCTCCTGAAAATCGGTTCCATCTATGGATATTGCTTCCAGACCATTGAATCCTCTGGCATAATGAACTGCGTCCTGGGCTCTGGTCTCTTCCGCATTGGCAGAGATATCCCATCCGTTATCCTGTACCAGGTATAATATGGGTAGTTTCTTAAGTACAGCCATTTGCATGGCCTCGGCGATCTCCCCTTCGGTCATGGATGCATCTCCCAGAGAACAAACCACTATGGGCAAGTCTTCCTCTTGGGAAAGACCTTCGGCCTCCTTATACCAAAAACCCATAGCAACCCCGGTGGCTGGGATGGCCTGCATACCCGTTGCTGAGCTTTGGTGAGGAATCTTGGGTTTGTCATCATCTCTCAAACTGGGATGAGAATAATAGGTGCGGCCTCCGGAGAAAGGATCGTCTCGTTTAGCTAGAACTTGCAGCATTAACTGATAAGGCGTCATCCCTAATGCCAAGAGCATGGAATCGTCCCGGTAATAGGGAAAGACATAATCCTGAGGCAGGAGTTGCATGCCAACTGCCGTCTGAATAGCCTCATGACCTCTGGAGGTTGCATGTACATACTTGGAGACCACCTTGAAGTTCTCCTCGTACAAGAAGGCCATGGCCTTAGCGGTACACAAATTGGCGAATGCCGCTTTGACCAACTCTATATCTATGCGATTCTTTTCTGACACTTTACTCACCCAATACAATACTTTATTGACATTTGACCACCCAATTAAAACGATCGGGTAATTGTCCGTTCTTGATCTTGTTCAATTCCATGTTGACGCGCTCTCCCAGTGGGTGGGAGTCAGATACTGGAATGATCTCCTCTCCCCAGCCGATCTCCTTGATGTAAGCAATGCCAACAGCAGTACCTGTTCCAAAGGCTTCTTGCAGTGTACCATCTATTGCGGCCTGATGTACTTCCTCTATGGTAACAGCACGTTGTGCGACCTCGTATCCGAAATCTACCAGCAATTCGATTACTGACCTGCGTGTAACACCGTCCAAAATGGCTCCATCCAGGGCTGGGGTGACGATCTTCCCATCGATCATGAAAAAGATGTTCATAGTACCTACCTCCTGAATAAATCGATGCTCGTGGGCATCCAACCAAAGCACTTGGTCAAACCCTTTATCCTTTGCGATCTCCGTAGGGCGAATGGCGGCGGCATAATTTCCTGCTGCTTTAGCCTGACCTGTACCTCCTTCCGCTGCACGTATATACTTCTTTTCGGCCCAAAGACGAATGGGACGGCTAAAGAAAGGCCCTGAAGGGCTGGCAATGATTAGGAATTTATAGGAAGTTGCGGCGCGCATTCCAATAAAGGCTTCGTCTGCGTACATAAAAGGTCTCAGATAAAGTGCACTCCCTTCCTTCTTTGGTATCCAGTTCTGTTCCAGTTTGACCAAGGCCTTCAAACCCTCTACGAAGAGATCTTCAGGAAAATCCGGCATACCCAGTCGACGCGCACTAAAGTTCAAACGGGCCGCATTCATTTCCGGTCGAAATAAACGAGGGATACCATCAGCTCCAACCGTAGCTTTCATCCCTTCAAAGATGGCCTGACCATAGTGCAAGGCCATGGCAGCAGGATGCGTTGGAATGAGTCCCATGGGTTGAATTTGTGGATTCTGCCACTGACCGTCGGTATAGTCACAGACGAACATATGGTCCGTAAATGCTGTTCCCAACGGGATATTATCAAAATCCAATTGGTACACTCTGGATTGCTGAACCTGTTTGATGGAAATATTGGTATTGGTCTCTGTCATCTCCGTTAAAAAGTTTGGGAAGTATCATAGCCTTCCATTTCGTCTGCTATCCGTCTCAAGAAAGACCCCGCAAGGTATCCGTCCACGATCCGGTGATCGAAAGACAGGGATAGCATCATCATCTGTCTGATCTCAATGCTGTCTCCTTCTGGTCGTTCCATGACCTCGGCTCGTTTCTTGATGATACCCGTGGCCAGAATGGCCGCCTCAGGCTGGTTAATGATAGGGGTCCCCATCAGACTTCCAAAGGTCCCTACATTGCTAATGGTGAAAGTACTGCCGGAAGTATCATCTGCACTTAGCTTGCCATCCCTGGCCTTAGAGGCCAATTCGTTGGTTTTTGCGGCGAGCTGATCCAGGCTTAGTTCGTTTGCCTTTCTTACGACCGGTACGATCAGGTTACCGCTGGGCAAGGCAGTTGCCATACCTATGTTAATGTTCTCCTTCACAATGATCTTATCTCCGTCCAAAGAGGAATTGATCATTGGAAATGCCGCTATCGCCTTGCTGATGCACTGGATGAATAAGGGCGTAAAGGTCAGTTTTTGATCGTATTTCTTTTGGAATCCCTCTTTGTTGACGTTTCGCCAATTGACCATTTCGGTCAGGTCAGCTTCCACATAGGCTGTAACATGAGGCGAGGTATGCTTACTAAAGACCATATGGTCAGCGATCATCTGCCGCATCCGATCCATTTCTACTACTCTACCTGTCCCTTTGTCAAATTGAAGATCCGGCACCTGAAACCCGTTACTGGCTGCCGGTTGGGCAAATTGGAAAGGCCTACCATCATCCAGGTATTGCATCACATCACTCTTACGCAGTCTCCCGTCCTTTCCTGTCGCAGGGATGCGGGCCAATTCCTCGTAAGAAATATGATGAGTTCTGGCGATCTGATCTACCAGCGGACTAACAAATAAATTCTCGTTTACGGACACAGCCGAAGCCATCGCCCGTTTGGCCTGTTTTTTTTGAGGCCTGGATTCGGTTTTGGTCTCTTTTTTAGTTGGCTTAGATGCCGATTTCACCTCCAAAGGAACCTCACCATCGGTATCCAATCGCGCAATTACATCGCCTATACCCACTACCTCGTTGGGTTGGAATAAGATCTCGGTAATTGTACCACTTACCGTGGCCGGAACTTCAGAATCCACTTTGTCCGTGGCAACTTCCAATAAGATCTCATCTATTTCGATATAATCACCAACACTTTTGTGCCATTGTATGATGGCAGCTTCGGTTATGCTCTCGCCCAAACGGGGCATTTTAAATTCGTAATTAGCCATGATCTCGCTGATACGATTTCAGGGTTTGATAAAAATCTTTCTGTTCAGGCCTGTTCTCGGGCAGCTCGGTCAAGGGTTCTACCTCCTTCAGGCTTTGGTGGCAGTCCGCCGGAAGTTGCTGATACAATCGTGTTCCTGCCGTCTTCCAGGCGATCATCTCATCGGACACCTCCTTGATCTTCTTAGCGGGATTACCTACGATCAGGCTCCTGGCCTCAAAGCTGGATTCCGCCTTGACAAAACTCATAGCGCCTACTATGCATTCGTCCCCAATCTGGGCATCGTCCATGATGACCGAATTCATACCGATCAGGCAATTGGCTCCCAGGTTGGCTCCGTGAATCACGGCTCCATGACCCACATGAGCCCCGGATTTCAACCGGATGGATTTTCCCGGAAACATATGGACCGTACAATTCTCCTGCACATTGACTCCGTCTTCCAATACGATCTCTCCCCAATCTCCTCGGATCGCTGCACCGGGTCCGATATAGCAATCCTTACCAATGATCACGTTACCGGTAACCGCTGCCAGCGGATGAACAAAGCTGGAGGGGTGAACTACGGGTATATGTCCTTGGAAGGAGTAGATCATTTAAAGCGTTTTAAGGTTTCGCGGGTGAAGTCACTGAGCACCAACCGGCCACTGATGGTGGCTCGCTCGGCAAGTAACTCATCCCAATGCCCGGTTCCTTCCCAGAATATCTTTTTCATTTCCCTCATGGCCTCTGGATTGTATCCACACAGTTTGGTCGCCATTTCCTGAACGGCGGCATCCAGTTCTTCTGTGCTCTCGTAAACTTGGGCAAACAGCCCTTTTTGACGAGCCCACTCGGCCGGGTAAAAGAAATTGGCATCGATGGCGATCTGGGACATACCGGACAGACCTAATTTACGCTCAACGGCAGGTCCGACTACAAAGGGTCCTATCCCTACGTTGAGCTCACTTAGCTTGATAGCTGCGAATTTGGTGGCCATACAGAAGTCTGTTGCCGAAGCTAATCCTACACCTCCGCCCACGGTCTTCCCCTGGATTCGTCCAATGATGAACTTGGGGCATTTCCGCATGGCATTGATTACATTGGCAAAACCGCTAAAGAATATCTTTCCCTGGGCCTCGTCCTGGATGTTGACCAATTCCTTAAAGCTGGCGCCGGCACAAAAGGTACGGTCACCACCACTCTTTAAGATTACAACTTTTACCTCGGGATCATCTCCTGCCTCAGTAATGGCTTCGGCCAGTAAGGCGAGTATATCTCCCGGTAAGCTGTTATGTGCCGGGTGAAAGAATTCGATGGTTGCAATGCCATCAGTTTTATCCGTTTTGACGTAGGGTGCTGTCATAGGTTTAGATCAATCCAAATTGTTCAAAATGATGATTCAGGTGTTTGCGCTCCAGCAAATACCACTCAAAGCGATTCAGTTCACCAAAGACCACATTCTTTGTTCGGGCCTCGGGATT contains:
- a CDS encoding transferase hexapeptide repeat family protein, producing MIYSFQGHIPVVHPSSFVHPLAAVTGNVIIGKDCYIGPGAAIRGDWGEIVLEDGVNVQENCTVHMFPGKSIRLKSGAHVGHGAVIHGANLGANCLIGMNSVIMDDAQIGDECIVGAMSFVKAESSFEARSLIVGNPAKKIKEVSDEMIAWKTAGTRLYQQLPADCHQSLKEVEPLTELPENRPEQKDFYQTLKSYQRDHG
- a CDS encoding DUF4136 domain-containing protein, coding for MKKVLLLLAVIALTMTSCSSVRVVTDYDKEAPFGQYQTYAFYKPGIDQAKISDLDKKRILRNIDAQLTSKGMIKSEKADLLVSIFTQERDRVDVYNNAGWGWGWGYPYGWGGYWGGYWGPTVTTSTEGTLYIDLIDAKTNQLVWQGIGTGDLVMRSMEKREQRIQEMVTRILQGYPPGASSK
- a CDS encoding enoyl-CoA hydratase/isomerase family protein; protein product: MTAPYVKTDKTDGIATIEFFHPAHNSLPGDILALLAEAITEAGDDPEVKVVILKSGGDRTFCAGASFKELVNIQDEAQGKIFFSGFANVINAMRKCPKFIIGRIQGKTVGGGVGLASATDFCMATKFAAIKLSELNVGIGPFVVGPAVERKLGLSGMSQIAIDANFFYPAEWARQKGLFAQVYESTEELDAAVQEMATKLCGYNPEAMREMKKIFWEGTGHWDELLAERATISGRLVLSDFTRETLKRFK
- a CDS encoding dihydrolipoamide acetyltransferase family protein, with amino-acid sequence MANYEFKMPRLGESITEAAIIQWHKSVGDYIEIDEILLEVATDKVDSEVPATVSGTITEILFQPNEVVGIGDVIARLDTDGEVPLEVKSASKPTKKETKTESRPQKKQAKRAMASAVSVNENLFVSPLVDQIARTHHISYEELARIPATGKDGRLRKSDVMQYLDDGRPFQFAQPAASNGFQVPDLQFDKGTGRVVEMDRMRQMIADHMVFSKHTSPHVTAYVEADLTEMVNWRNVNKEGFQKKYDQKLTFTPLFIQCISKAIAAFPMINSSLDGDKIIVKENINIGMATALPSGNLIVPVVRKANELSLDQLAAKTNELASKARDGKLSADDTSGSTFTISNVGTFGSLMGTPIINQPEAAILATGIIKKRAEVMERPEGDSIEIRQMMMLSLSFDHRIVDGYLAGSFLRRIADEMEGYDTSQTF
- a CDS encoding alpha-ketoacid dehydrogenase subunit alpha/beta, producing the protein MAFLYEENFKVVSKYVHATSRGHEAIQTAVGMQLLPQDYVFPYYRDDSMLLALGMTPYQLMLQVLAKRDDPFSGGRTYYSHPSLRDDDKPKIPHQSSATGMQAIPATGVAMGFWYKEAEGLSQEEDLPIVVCSLGDASMTEGEIAEAMQMAVLKKLPILYLVQDNGWDISANAEETRAQDAVHYARGFNGLEAISIDGTDFQESYRTIKQVFKTMREERRPFLVHARVPLLNHHTSGVRMEWYRDDLEEARTRDPYPKFQRLLEEEYGLSFDEIHAIEDECIEKVRAEYELALAAEDPKPEDLVTHDFAPTPITEESGEREPVGAERVVMVDCALFAIEELMAKHKECLLYGQDVGGRLGGVFREAATLAQKFGDNRVFNTPIQEAFIVGSTVGMSAVGLKPIVEVQFADYIWPGLNQLFTEVSRSCYLSNGKWPVSMILRVPIGAYGSGGPYHSSSVESVVSNIRGIKIAYPSNGADLKGLLKAAYYDPNPVVIFEHKGLYWSKVPGTKGATSLEPAEDYMLPFGKAWVLQEIWKQEEQETLSIITYGMGVHWAVNAAERLGLQDRIEIVDLRTLHPIDYKTIFDSVRKCGKALVVTEEPSENSFSRALQGRIQEECFQSLDAPVMLIGSENMPAIPLNSTLEQTMIPSVEKVMEKIKALLDY
- a CDS encoding DUF5522 domain-containing protein — protein: MSFSRKKIELEEGDYYLTPEGYKCFTEQYHLKRGYCCESGCRHCPYGFDPKTNSQSRNK
- a CDS encoding urocanate hydratase gives rise to the protein MTFAQSIRAGIPDILPAVKEYDPAVNHAPKRKDILNPKEKKLALRNALRYFDSKLHKELLPEFEQELATYGRIYMYRYRPDYDMFARPLEEYPGNSLQARAIMLMIQNNLDPQVAQHPHELITYGGNGGVFQNWAQYLLCMQYLSQMTDQQTLVMYSGHPLGLFPSHPEAPRVVVTNGMMIPNYSQPDDWEKFNALGVTQYGQMTAGSYMYIGPQGIVHGTTITVLNGFRKIKKPTTSGLFLTSGLGGMSGAQPKAGNIAGCVTVCAEVNPKATRTRHKQGWVDEVIEDLNQLTKRVRAACEAGETLSIAYQGNVVDVWEHFDREGIRVDLGSDQTSLHNPWAGGYYPVGLSYEESNQLMAEDPASFKQHVQESLRRQAAAINKHTAKGTYFFDYGNAFLLEASRAGADIMNANDDGFRYSSYVQDIMGPMCFDYGFGPFRWVCTSGKESDLDRTDALALEVLQRLMEDSPEEIRQQMADNIQWIEGARENKLVVGSQARILYADAQGRMEIATAFNKAIAEGEIGPVVLGRDHHDVSGTDSPYRETSNIYDGSSFTADMAIHNVIGDSFRGASWVSIHNGGGVGWGEVINGGFGMVLDGSKQAQRRLESMLHWDVNNGIARRSWARNEEAIFAIKRAMAQEPLLKVTLPNLVDDSLME
- a CDS encoding outer membrane beta-barrel protein; its protein translation is MKRNMLLLLLTVICGSLVQAQSFYSGSLELSNGTTMEGRLYLDQQNEAVRFKGGGDEDSFAFSSVRSVQIKKRTYTPLSAGSQTWMAASLDAGKATLYHLGGRNFLVSSPNGAQMVEAGNAGQGGGSQKIRGVLSVIYQDCNSIRETINNLIDFRESNLVNLNQAYNSCEYGDYAPTDREVQKAEKFNTDIFRFYLGAGIGLNSVKFFDTGSSESLVSPRLNAGVTVSPAFNNNLRGALFFYFNGAVNLPSENDFGNSPSPTTIKITSWQFDLGTEYLFNSKGKVKPLIGIGIGFAADRFKGNVAGEGFNIGGGNVFFTPRAGVQFALNNGGHLGLIANFIPRYDNDLTFPRNGQIIPLIVNSQWTNFTLVYYFK
- a CDS encoding branched-chain amino acid aminotransferase; this encodes MTETNTNISIKQVQQSRVYQLDFDNIPLGTAFTDHMFVCDYTDGQWQNPQIQPMGLIPTHPAAMALHYGQAIFEGMKATVGADGIPRLFRPEMNAARLNFSARRLGMPDFPEDLFVEGLKALVKLEQNWIPKKEGSALYLRPFMYADEAFIGMRAATSYKFLIIASPSGPFFSRPIRLWAEKKYIRAAEGGTGQAKAAGNYAAAIRPTEIAKDKGFDQVLWLDAHEHRFIQEVGTMNIFFMIDGKIVTPALDGAILDGVTRRSVIELLVDFGYEVAQRAVTIEEVHQAAIDGTLQEAFGTGTAVGIAYIKEIGWGEEIIPVSDSHPLGERVNMELNKIKNGQLPDRFNWVVKCQ